A genomic window from Periophthalmus magnuspinnatus isolate fPerMag1 chromosome 16, fPerMag1.2.pri, whole genome shotgun sequence includes:
- the LOC117384069 gene encoding uncharacterized protein LOC117384069: protein MTLLEDCSLHISYMETSSASIYTCDNGNDNSSVDLQYIQIAENKHTGEIELHCYINNHIGLINPCNKTGLEVFWLAQGNTPLRGERFQIQNKGSCFSILKIQPKKTDHNRQWKCQVSLNGLAKAVASYQTTVIDGIEEVFSAVSESVSLTCTNSSSLILTDKGQTSTSISKTVSTTIITNVSASNSGEYQCEDKGQNKTIWLHTVDIISEMDLKGENVTLSCVLTCASTTCDKDFNLTWSVDDAPYMTSGLLKGNRTLINKLSVPVGHLGSGVCSVFRDGVQVATKKWHYSNSLHGLAWIALPIAFLCVVAIVVFYRKRKHNKNQGTVA, encoded by the exons ATGACTTTGCTCGAAGACTGTTCTCTGCACATAAGTTACATGGAGACCTCTAGCGCCTCCATTTACACATGTGATAATGGCAATGACAATTCAAGTGTTGACCTTCAGTACATCCAAA TTGCTGAAAATAAGCACACAGGAGAGATTGAGCTCCACTgttacataaataatcatatagGACTTATAAATCCTTGCAACAAGACTGGGCTGGAAGTGTTTTGGCTCGCACAGGGCAACACACCGCTCAGAGGAGAGCGCTTTCAGATTCAGAACAAAGGTAGCTGCTTTTCAATACTTAAAATTCAACCTAAGAAGACTGACCATAACAGACAGTGGAAATGTCAAGTTTCTCTAAACGGCTTAGCTAAAGCCGTAGCATCTTACCAAACAACAGTGATTG ACGGCATAGAGGAAGTGTTCTCAGCAGTGAGTGAATCAGTATCTCTCACTTGTACaaactcttcctctctcattttGACGGACAAAGGTCAAACATCAACCTCTATTTCCAAGACTGTTTCaactacaataataacaaatgtTAGTGCTTCAAATTCAGGGGAGTACCAGTGTGAAGataaaggacaaaacaaaacaatttggCTCCATACAGTTGACA TCATTTCAGAGATGGACCTGAAAGGTGAAAACGTCACACTGTCATGTGTGCTAACCTGTGCCAGTACCACATGTGATAAAGACTTCAATCTAACCTGGTCTGTAGATGATGCACCATACATGACAAGTGGTTTATTAAAAGGAAACAGAACTCTTATCAACAAACTGTCAGTCCCAGTGGGTCACCTGGGCTCTGGTGTGTGCTCAGTATTTAGAGACGGTGTTCAAGTGGCAACAAAGAAATGGCATTATAGCAACT CTCTACATGGCCTTGCATGGATAGCTCTTCCTATAGCCTTCTTGTGCGTTGTGGCTATAGTGGTGTTCTACAGAAAGAGGAAGCACAACAAGAATCAAGGTACAGTTGCTTAG